Part of the Niallia alba genome is shown below.
TTTTCCCCCTTTTATCTATTCTATCTGTTACAAAACCATTTTCTTATATAACTAATCTTTTTGAAACCGTTAACATTTTTAGAAATAGTGGATTATTTATCTTCATTTTTTATTTTTTTTTATAAAAGAAAACGTTTACTTAATATAAACTGTTGAATAGAGATATAAGACACCTTTTCAACGAGATATTTCCTTTAATATCCACATAACACAAGAAATATGTCCTTTCTTATCTCAATGTGCATAAAGTCAAAACCACCAAAAACTCATACAAAGACATGTATGGGAAAAGTATGTGGAGGAAGCAGATCATCTTCGTCATAGACAAGATATAAAGAGATTTACGCCAAGCGAAAGAAACAATTAAACGTGTTTTCCCAGCTGCAAAAGAAGAGCAAGGCATGCGATGGACAACTTTAAGGGGACTTAAAAAATTGTCTATGCTGGCGATACACCATGAACCTAAAGAAAATGGCAAACTGGACTTGGTACAGTCCAGAAATATGCTAAATACAATAAAGTAACGAAAAAACTAGAATAACAAAAGGGAATCAGAATGAAAACATTCTGATTCCCTTTTGTTTACAAACTGTGAACTATAGTATAATCTACAGTTCCTAGAAAAAACTTCGCTTTTTGAAGCAATTATTTGCCTAAAGTTTTTTGAATCCTAACCTTGCCAAAGTGGCAAACTTTTGGTTCAAAAAACACAAAATAAAAACCACCAAATATGTATTTGGTGGAGACGGTGGGACGTGCAATTCCATGCTTTCGTCATGGCACTGACTATATCTTGAACCTGTAATATTTAGTTAGGTCCTTTGGCGTCTTATACGAAATATAAATTTACTTAAAAGTAGCATTTCGTATCCTAGTACTACCAAGTTCCTTGGCAGCCTATAAGTCGATACACGGCTGTTGAATTACTTCACATACCGCTCGGCATTGCCTTATCACAATCTATGTGACTTAGGTTTCACCGATAAAGCCAAATTTTCACTTGCATGTTACCACACAAGGCGACTAATATTAATCGAACCCACGTCCAGAAACATCGGCACTTAAGCTTCTACGAGTGTAGTCAACATATTCGTATTTCGCTTATTCTTCTGCCTGTTGACAGGCGTCCGATAAGCTAGTCTGGTTGTTCTCTTCCTTCTTCCTCAGACGGTGGAATCCGGCGTAGCCCACTTAAAGTGAGTCCCTGACCCTACCACATGGGCGATGGAGGGAGGAACCGCTAAGCGCTATTAAGCAGCTAAAGCGAAGTTGTTTTGTTGTTTGCCAGTTATAGGCTTTGACGTTTTAACGAGGCCGATCCCCTCGACTCGCAACCTAAGCTCGAACTATCCCTGTCGAATCCGTAGCGTCCCCATTATAAGGATAAAATCAAGTAATTGTTACATTACAAGATTCTTAGCATTTAAGCTTAACGTTTCGGAAGCTCTGAAATAGGAGCTTAAAGTTATGTTGTCTTATCGACATAAATTATTATAACATAACTGGAGCGTATTTCAATTGTAAAGTTTTGGATTACATTTTTTGCCTTTCACGTAAAGCACGTTCAATACTGCGATTTGCTTCTTTACGTTTTAAAGTTTCACGCTTGTCATAGTTCTTTTTACCCTTACCTAGACCAATCAAAACCTTTGCATAGCCATTTTTAAAATACAGTTTCAGTGGAACTAAAGCATAGCCCGCTTCTTTTGTATCCCCGATTAACTTATTAATTTGTTTGCGATGTAATAAAAGCTTTCTTGTTCTTAATGGATCATGATTATAGCGATTTCCTTGTTCATATGGACTAATATGCATACCAAGCAAGAAGACTTCTCCATTAATAATACGCGCATACGATTCTTTTAAGTTTACTCTTCCAGCACGAATTGCTTTAATTTCTGTTCCTTGTAGAACAATCCCTGCCTCATAAGTCTCTTCAATAAAATAATCATGATTTGCTTTTTTATTTTGAGCAACTAATTTCCCTTCACCTTTTGGCATATCTCTTCCCCCTACTCTGCCAATAATTTTAACAAAAGAACCGCTAATGTTCAAACATCCCCTGCATGGGGTTTCCTTATTCTAAAGAATCCCCATACAATCATGTATCTATTTTATTAACGTTTCTTTTTCTTTCTCTTTGCTTTTGGTGCATTCTCAAAGTGTTTTCTATCATTCTTTCCTTTTCGTCTGGATTCTCCTGATTTACCTTTTCGATCAGCATCTTTGTCTGATTTACCTTTACGTGGTGCACGAGAGACACTGCCCGTGGAGAATACCTTGCCATCTTTCTTCGGATCTCTGCGGCGTGTTCCTTTCATGCCGACAATTTCAAAGTCGATGGCACGTTCATCTTTATTTACATTTACGACTCGAACAGTAATTTCGTCTCCTATGCGGAAGACCTTCCCTGTTCTCTCACCAATCATGGCAAAATGACGTTCATCATAACGATAGTAGTCATCTGTCATATAGCTTACATGGACTAGTCCTTCAATCGTATTGGTAAGTTCTACGAACATTCCAAAATTCGTAACAGAGCTAATAATACCATCGTATTCTTCGCCAATTTTATCAAGCATGTACTCTGATTTCTTCAATTCATCTGTTTCACGCTCTGCTTCTACTGATCTTCTTTCCATATTAGAAGAGTGCTCTGCAATTTCGGTTAAGCGGCTATTCCATTTTTCTTGTATCGCCGAACTAACATCTCCCTCAATTAAATACGTACGTATTAGACGATGTACGATTAAATCTGGGTACCGTCTGATAGGTGAAGTAAAGTGCGTATAAAATTCGGTTGATAAACCAAAGTGGCCTAGACTTTCAGGATAGTATTTCGCCTGTTGCATGGAACGCAGCATGACAGTTGAAATAACCATCTCTTCAGGTGTTCCCTGTACTGCTTCAATTATTTCTTGTAACGCTCTTGGATGAACAGAATTCGCTGTACCTTTCACGATATAACCAAAGTTTGTAATAAACTCGAAAAATCTTCTTAGCTTTTCTTCTTTTGGATCTTCGTGAATACGGTAAATAAAAGGAACCTGCATCCAGTGGAAATGTTCAGCAACTGTTTCATTAGCTACAAGCATAAACTCTTCAATTAATTTTTCAGCAACAGAACGTTCTCTTAAAATAACATCCTGAGGCTTCCCATCTTCATCGACAATTACTTTTGATTCCTTAAAGTCAAAATCAATTGCACCACGAGTCATACGTTTTTTACGAAGGATTGCTGCTAGCCCTTCCATGCGCTCAAACATTGGTACAAGGGGTTCATACTTCTCTCTCAATGCTTCATCCTTATCATGTAAAATCGAATTTACATCTGCATAAGTCATGCGTTCTGTTGTTTTAATAACACTTTGAAAAATTTCGTGATTCACAACTTCACCATCTGGCGCAATTTCCATTTCACAAGACAGCGTTAAACGATCCACTTTTGGATTTAAAGAGCAAATCCCATTAGATAAACGATGAGGAATCATGGGAATTACACGATCTACTAAATAAACACTCGTACCTCTTTCCTCTGCTTCTACATCAATAGGGGAATTTTCTGTTACATAGTAGGAAACATCAGCGATATGAACCCCTAGTTTATAATTACCATTTTCTAAAAGAGTAACGGTAACAGCATCATCCAAATCTTTAGCATCTGCACCATCAATGGTAACAATCGTTTCATTGCGTAAATCACGTCTATTAGCAATTTCTTTTTCATCAATGGTATCTGGCGCGCTGTTTGCTTGCTCTAATACATTATCAGGAAAAGCAAGTGGTAATCCATGCTTATGTATTACCGATAATATATCAACACCTGGATCATTTTTATGTCCTAGTATTTTAACAACTTCCCCTTCTGCATTTTTTCTGCCT
Proteins encoded:
- the smpB gene encoding SsrA-binding protein SmpB, which gives rise to MPKGEGKLVAQNKKANHDYFIEETYEAGIVLQGTEIKAIRAGRVNLKESYARIINGEVFLLGMHISPYEQGNRYNHDPLRTRKLLLHRKQINKLIGDTKEAGYALVPLKLYFKNGYAKVLIGLGKGKKNYDKRETLKRKEANRSIERALRERQKM
- the rnr gene encoding ribonuclease R yields the protein MKDEAYKPLTVQELEEAFGIEDSSHFKDFVKALVQMEEKGLVVRTRSNRYGLPEKMNLIRGKLAGHAKGFAFVIPEEQGMDDIFIPPNEVKTALNGDIVLARVTSESSGQRREGTIVRIIERGVQQIVGTYSESKHFGFVIPDDKKIATDIFIPKGSTKGAIEGHKVVVKLTSYPEGRKNAEGEVVKILGHKNDPGVDILSVIHKHGLPLAFPDNVLEQANSAPDTIDEKEIANRRDLRNETIVTIDGADAKDLDDAVTVTLLENGNYKLGVHIADVSYYVTENSPIDVEAEERGTSVYLVDRVIPMIPHRLSNGICSLNPKVDRLTLSCEMEIAPDGEVVNHEIFQSVIKTTERMTYADVNSILHDKDEALREKYEPLVPMFERMEGLAAILRKKRMTRGAIDFDFKESKVIVDEDGKPQDVILRERSVAEKLIEEFMLVANETVAEHFHWMQVPFIYRIHEDPKEEKLRRFFEFITNFGYIVKGTANSVHPRALQEIIEAVQGTPEEMVISTVMLRSMQQAKYYPESLGHFGLSTEFYTHFTSPIRRYPDLIVHRLIRTYLIEGDVSSAIQEKWNSRLTEIAEHSSNMERRSVEAERETDELKKSEYMLDKIGEEYDGIISSVTNFGMFVELTNTIEGLVHVSYMTDDYYRYDERHFAMIGERTGKVFRIGDEITVRVVNVNKDERAIDFEIVGMKGTRRRDPKKDGKVFSTGSVSRAPRKGKSDKDADRKGKSGESRRKGKNDRKHFENAPKAKRKKKKR